One genomic region from Xiphophorus couchianus chromosome 21, X_couchianus-1.0, whole genome shotgun sequence encodes:
- the adgrg2a gene encoding flocculation protein FLO11 isoform X2 — MIQNAVTSRENNTTVNNVTQPSNNHTTVYNATTHRNNNTTEFNATNRNNIQTTHNATTLSQTAAQNATTPTNHYTTLSNPTTLTDNQTTVENSIIPSNNHTTFYATIKPNNNYTTIRNPTTPSNNNTELYNTTPSNNHTTFYSATTLTDNQTIVYNATTPSNIPKTPNSNTTFYNATTLTDNQTVYNATTTSIDHTTPSNPTTNSHNTMFYNATTLTDNQTTVGNSTLPSNIHTTYKSTTPNNSNTTFYNVTTPSNNHITPFNSTTRSNSHTTLYSLTPSNNYTTPSNPSTSNNNTTPSNPTTSNNNTTPSSPTTASNNNTTPSNPTTSNNNTKPSNPTTSNNNTTTSNPTTKSNNYTTPSSPTTRSNNNTTPSNPSTSNNNTTPSSLTSNNNTTPSNPTTTSNNYTTPSNPITSNNNTTPSNPTTSNNYTTSSSPTTRSNNNTTPSNPTSNKSTTPSNPTISNNNTTPSNPTTTSNNYTTPSNPTTSNNNTTPSNPTTTSNNYTTPSNPTTSNNNTTPSNPTTTSNNYTTTSNPSTGNNNTTPSNPTTKSNNYTTLSSPTTSNNNTTPSNPTTSNNNTTPSNPTISNNNTTPSNLTTSNNNTTSSNPTTSNNKTTPSNPTISNNYTTPSNPTISNNNTTPSNPTISNNNTTPSNPTTTSSNNTTLSSPTTSNNNTTPSNPTTKRNNYTTPSNPTISNNNTTPSNSTISNNNTTPSNPTTTSNNNTTSSNPTTSNNNTTPSNPTTSNNNTTPSSPTSNNNTTPSNPTTKSNNYTTPSNPTTSNNNTTPSNPSTGNNNTTPSNPTTKSNNYTTPSNPTTTSNNNTTSSSPTTSNDNTTPSSPTTTSNNNTTPSNPTISNNNTTPSNPTTSNNNTTCPSPTIRSNNNTTPSNPTSNNNTTPSNPSTRSNNNTTPSSPTTRSNNNTTPSNPTTTSNNNTTPSKSLTLIDNETTVYNATTPSNNRTALYIATTASYLMEHKTTTINIHTTDQTSSRSYLPESNAPTPSSTYATEHQVTTRNNHATAYEATQPSINLTTLHKPNTSSNNYTTNPNIATISSNFTNMYNTTLRHDLTTASPNNPTSKAVAVRNTTKHDDSTTLYTTTKSSINYTTATEPPHKATTFFSTTIAPVVEPQQNTTSAKSTTVVAATTKVTNTTRPHFTTESRTSVPDNTKPTEASFINRTENQTTVSVTRLTTVPKNYSSSTAVVSTVQENKPLSYNSATPVIAATTSTPTTAHNPTNQSTTTTKESSSATQTTLLTTKTTTTTVARTGTTLTTTVNSSTSAKSKEEQANQLLNQTEDVSKLNSSQVSKLLDDLKEILVGPTVSQSVGQKVLDVISNLINGDPEVLSGSTNRLIHMVDNLALKLEVADIAVLSSASLVLAVKTVDWTNFPETSVEILDINDVQLRRVRSSRVKRSAPALGSVDLPSSITSGLSHEEKQQASRVQFTFYKTNSLFKDSSLDNQTAVSPVLGSSVANLSISNLKENITFTITHSNLTQDNVTSCVFWNFTKKNGSGGWDDTGCFVVSATPEYTTCSCNHLTSFAILLDLSREGIPNPQQAMILTFITYIGCGISAVFLAVTLITYMLFEKLLRDIPAKILVQLCLSLLLLNLVFLLDGWLSNYKNVNLCISTAFFLHYFLLSSFTWAGLEALHMYLSIVRVFTPYLSKYMLKFSLMGWGIPLIVVVIIVAVDKNNYGLVPNGKYEDGTSDKFCWLRNDVAFYVGVVAYFLLIFVLCLVVFIVVMVQLSRIKKQNPHNQSPNRSSMTDIRSIIGLVLLLGLTWGFALFAWGKARLAFLYLFTICNSLLGLFVFIFHCAVKENVRRMWRTFLCCGNLRLAENSEWSRTATQNKLSAATATTSPNQHSNRSSSLGSNLTNSNSSVFSGISDFSNSNVVLIEFRWQSPSLQGEP, encoded by the exons ATGATCCAGAATGCTGTAACATCCAGGGAGAATAATACAACAGTCAACAATGTTACCCAACCCAGCAACAACCACACAACAGTGTATAATGCAACAACACACAGGAACAACAATACAACAGAGTTCAATGCCACAAACCGCAACAACATTCAGACAACCCACAATGCTACCACACTCAGTCAGACAGCAGCCCAGAATGCCACAACACCAACCAACCATTACACAACACTCAGCAATCCCACAACACTCACTGACAATCAAACAACTGTAGAAAATTCCATAATACCCAGCAACAATCATACAACATTCTATGCTACtataaaacccaacaacaatTACACAACAATCCGCAATCCTACAACACCCAGCAACAATAACACAGAACTCTATAACACAACACCCAGCAACAACCACACAACATTCTATAGTGCTACAACACTCACAGACAATCAAACAATTGTCTACAATGCAACAACACCCAGCAACATTcccaaaacaccaaacagtAACACAACATTCTATAATGCTACAACACTCACAGACAATCAAACAGTGTACAATGCCACAACAACCAGCATCGATCACACAACACCGTCCAATCCTACAACAAACAGCCATAACACAATGTTCTACAATGCTACAACACTCACTGACAATCAAACAACTGTAGGCAATTCCACATTGCCCAGCAACATTCACACAACCTACAAGTCCACAACACCAAACAACAGTAACACAACATTCTATAATGTCACAACACCAAGTAACAATCACATAACACCCTTCAATTCTACAACACGCAGCAATAGCCACACAACACTCTACAGTCTTACACCAAGCAACAATTACACAACACCCTCCAATCCTTCAACaagcaacaataacacaacaccCTCCAATCCTACaacaagcaacaacaacacaacaccCTCCAGTCCTACAACAGCaagcaacaataacacaacaccCTCCAATCCTACAACaagcaacaataacacaaaaCCCTCCAATCCTACAACaagcaacaataacacaacaacCTCCAATCCtacaacaaaaagcaacaattacacAACACCCTCCAGTCCTACAACAAGaagcaacaataacacaacaccCTCCAATCCTTCAACaagcaacaataacacaacaccCTCCAGTCTGACaagcaacaataacacaacaccCTCCAATCCTACAACAACAAGCAACAATTACACAACACCCTCCAATCCTATAACaagcaacaataacacaacaccATCCAATCCTACAACAAGCAACAATTACACAACATCATCCAGTCCTACAACAAGAAgtaacaataacacaacaccCTCCAATCCTACAAGCAACAAAAGCACAACACCCTCCAATCCTACAATaagcaacaataacacaacaccCTCCAATCCTACAACAACAAGCAACAATTACACAACACCCTCCAATCCTACAACaagcaacaataacacaacaccCTCCAATCCTACAACAACAAGCAACAATTACACAACACCCTCCAATCCTACAACaagcaacaataacacaacaccCTCCAATCCTACAACAACAAGCAACAATTACACAACAACCTCCAACCCTTCTACAggcaacaataacacaacaccCTCCAATCCtacaacaaaaagcaacaattacacAACACTCTCCAGTCCTACAACaagcaacaataacacaacaccCTCCAATCCTACAACaagcaacaataacacaacaccCTCCAATCCTACAATaagcaacaataacacaacaccCTCCAATCTTACAACaagcaacaataacacaacatccTCCAATCCTACAACAAGCAACAATAAGACAACACCCTCCAATCCTACAATAAGCAACAATTACACAACACCCTCCAATCCTACAATaagcaacaataacacaacaccCTCCAATCCTACAATaagcaacaataacacaacaccCTCCAATCCTACAACAACAAGCAGCAATAACACAACACTCTCCAGTCCTACAACaagcaacaataacacaacaccCTCCAATCctacaacaaaaagaaacaattacaCAACACCCTCCAATCCTACAATaagcaacaataacacaacaccCTCCAATTCTACAATaagcaacaataacacaacaccCTCCAATCCTACAACAACaagcaacaataacacaacaagCTCCAATCCTACAACaagcaacaataacacaacaccCTCCAATCCTACAACaagcaacaataacacaacaccCTCCAGTCCTACAA gcaacaataacacaacaccCTCCAATCCTACAACAAAAAGTAACAATTACACAACACCCTCCAATCCTACAACaagcaacaataacacaacaccCTCCAACCCTTCTACAggcaacaataacacaacaccCTCCAATCCtacaacaaaaagcaacaattacacAACACCCTCCAATCCTACAACAACaagcaacaataacacaacatccTCAAGTCCTACAACAAGCAACGATAACACAACACCCTCCAGTCCTACAACAACaagcaacaataacacaacaccCTCCAATCCTACAATaagcaacaataacacaacaccCTCCAATCCTACAACaagcaacaataacacaacatgcCCCAGTCCTACAATAAGaagcaacaataacacaacaccCTCCAATCCTACaagcaacaataacacaacaccCTCCAATCCTTCAACAAGGagcaacaataacacaacaccCTCCAGTCCTACAACAAGaagcaacaataacacaacaccCTCCAATCCTACAACAACAAGCAACAATAACACCACACCCTCCAAGTCTCTCACACTCATTGACAATGAAACAACTGTCTACAATGCCACAACACCAAGCAACAACCGCACAGCACTCTATATTGCTACAACAGCCAGTTACTTAATGGAACACAAGACAACAACTATCAACATTCATACAACAGACCAAACATCCAGCAGGAGTTACTTACCAGAAAGCAATGCTCCAACACCCAGCAGCACCTATGCAACAGAGCACCAAGTTACAACCAGAAACAATCACGCGACAGCCTACGAAGCTACTCAACCTAGCATCAATTTGACAACCTTACACAAACCCAACACGTCAAGCAACAATTACACAACAAATCCGAACATAGCAACCATCTCCAgcaattttacaaatatgtataATACTACACTAAGACATGATTTAACAACTGCATCACCCAATAACCCAACTAGCAAAGCTGTAGCAGTACGCAACACAACTAAACATGATGATTCCACCACTTTGTACACTACAACTAAGTCTTCTATCAATTACACAACAGCAACTGAACCACCTCATAAGGCAACGACTTTCTTCAGCACAACTATTGCACCAGTTGTAGAaccacaacaaaacacaacctCTGCCAAAAGCACGACAGTTGTAGCAGCTACGACAAAAGTTACCAATACTACACGTCCACACTTTACTACAGAAAGTAGGACTTCAGTTCCTGACaacacaaaaccaacagaaGCTTCTTTTATTAACCGGACTGAAAACCAGACCACAGTCAGTGTGACTCGCTTGACAACTGTACCCAAAAATTACAGCAGCTCCACCGCAGTTGTCAGCACTGTTCAAGAGAATAAACCATTAAGTTACAACTCAGCGACTCCTGTCATTGCTGCCACTACTTCTACACCTACGACCGCGCACAATCCAACAAATCAAAGCACAACTACAACTAAAGAGTCTTCATCCGCTACGCAAACAACTCTCCTGACCACCAAAACTACAACAACCACAGTGGCCA ggaCGGGAACTACTTTGACAACCACTGTGAATTCCAGTACAAGTGCGAAAAGTAAGGAGGAACAGGCAAATCAGTTGTTGAATCAAACAGAAGATGTGTCTAAGCTAAACTCTTCTCAG GTGTCTAAATTGTTGGATGACCTGAAGGAAATTCTGGTGGGCCCAACTGTATCTCAATCAGTGGGACAAAAAGTCCTTGATGTCATAAGCAACCTCATAAATGGTGACCCAGAGGTTCTGTCTGGATCAACAAATAG ATTGATTCATATGGTCGATAATTTGGCTCTTAAGCTGGAAGTTGCCGACATCGCCGTCTTGTCCTCAGCCTCTCTGGTTCTGGCAGTAAAGACAGTGGACTGGACCAACTTTCCTGAAACCTCTGTTGAGATTTTAGACATCAATGATGTACAG CTCCGACGTGTCAGGAGTTCCCGGGTCAAAAGGTCAGCTCCTGCTCTGGGCTCAGTGGACTTGCCCTCCTCCATAACATCAGGTCTCAGTCATGAAGAGAAGCAACAGGCCAGCAGAGTCCAGTTCACTTTCTACAAAACAAATTCCCTCTTTAAG gatTCCAGTTTAGACAACCAAACGGCTGTCAGTCCAGTTCTCGGGTCCAGTGTGGCTAATCTGTCCATCAGCAACCTGAAGGAGAACATCACGTTTACCATCACTCACAGCAATTTAACTCAA GATAACGTCACATCATGTGTCTTCTGGAATTTCACAAAGAAAA acgGTTCAGGGGGCTGGGATGACACCGGCTGCTTCGTCGTCAGCGCCACTCCTGAATACACAACCTGCAGCTGCAATCATCTCACCTCCTTTGCGATACTGCTG GATTTATCCAGAGAGGGAATACCTAACCCACAGCAGGCCATGATATTGACTTTCATCACCTACATTGGATGTGGAATATCTGCGGTTTTTCTAGCCGTCACCCTGATAACATATATGTTATTTGA AAAACTCCTCCGTGACATTCCAGCCAAGATCCTGGTCCAGCTCTGCTTGTCCCTCCTGCTCCTCAACCTGGTCTTTCTGCTGGACGGCTGGCTGTCCAACTACAAAAACGTCAACCTGTGCATCAGCACTGCCTTTTTCCTgcactacttcctgttgtcctcGTTCACGTGGGCGGGGCTTGAAGCTCTGCACATGTACCTGAGCATCGTGCGCGTGTTCACGCCCTACCTGAGTAAATACATGCTGAAGTTCTCCCTGATGGGTTGGG GTATCCCTCTCATTGTGGTGGTCATTATTGTAGCAGTGGACAAAAACAACTATGGTCTGGTTCCAAATGGAAAATACGAAGATGGGACGTCTGACAAGTT CTGCTGGCTGCGTAATGACGTCGCCTTTTATGTGGGCGTGGTCGCCTACTTCCTCCTCATTTTTGTCTTGTGTCTGGTGGTCTTCATCGTCGTTATGGTCCAGCTGTCCCGGATCAAGAAGCAGAACCCTCACAACCAGTCTCCCAACCGGAGCTCCATGACCGACATCAGAAGCATCATCGGCCTTGTCCTGCTGCTCGGCCTCACCTGGGGCTTCGCTCTGTTTGCCTGGGGAAAAGCCAGGCTCGCCTTTTTATACCTGTTCACCATATGCAACTCTCTGCTAG GTTTGTTTGTCTTCATTTTCCACTGTGCGGTAAAGGAAAATGTCCGCAGGATGTGGAGGACGTTTCTGTGTTGCGGAAATTTGCGTCTGGCTGAGAACTCAG AATGGAGCCGGACTGCCACACAGAACAAGTTGTCGGCTGCTACGGCTACAACATCGCCTAATCAACACAGCAACCGTAGCTCCTCCCTCGGCAGCAACCTCACCAACAGCAACA GCTCTGTGTTTAGCGGAATATCGGACTTCTCCAACAGCAACGTTGTCCTCATTGAGTTTCGCTGGCAGAGCCCGTCTCTGCAAGGCGAACCCTGA